The proteins below come from a single Streptomyces sp. B3I8 genomic window:
- a CDS encoding rhodanese-like domain-containing protein produces MPFGSGVPTVEVADLKDDDFLLDVREDDEWQAGHAAGALHIPLSDFVARYGELTEAAPQDGRIHVICRSGGRSAQVTMYLAQQGVDAVNVDGGMQAWAAGGRPVVDDKGEPGFVL; encoded by the coding sequence ATGCCTTTCGGATCTGGTGTACCCACGGTCGAGGTCGCGGACCTCAAGGACGACGACTTCCTGCTGGACGTCCGCGAGGACGACGAGTGGCAGGCGGGTCATGCCGCCGGGGCGCTGCACATCCCCCTCAGCGACTTCGTGGCCCGCTACGGCGAACTCACCGAGGCCGCGCCGCAGGACGGCCGGATCCACGTGATCTGCCGCTCGGGCGGACGCTCGGCCCAGGTCACCATGTACCTCGCCCAGCAGGGCGTGGACGCGGTCAACGTCGACGGCGGCATGCAGGCGTGGGCGGCGGGCGGCCGCCCGGTCGTGGACGACAAGGGTGAGCCGGGCTTCGTGCTGTAG
- a CDS encoding DUF2252 domain-containing protein, whose product MTGSEVETAGAEAGAAEAGVTAAPAGSVRIPSVRGFAPRSAPGSPKKEGKALRDRVPRAAHAAYEAHPDRPDAVSAVEESGRDRIPELTPIRVGRMTASPFAFLRGSAGLMAHDLARTPATGIGAQICGDAHAANFGLYADARGGLVIDLNDFDETAFGPWEWDLKRLVTSLVLAGREAGADEDACAAAARDAAVAYRRTMRLLAKMPVLDAWNAIADEELVSHTDAHDLLGTLERVAKKARANTSGRFAAKSTEDDGDGGRRFTEALPVLRRVPDAEAAAVAASLAEYLTTLPEDRLPLLARYAVHDVAFRVVGTGSVGTRSYVVLLLDHRGEPLVLQVKEARPSVLLPHLTAAGHAVPEVPHEGRRVVLGQKRMQVVSDILLGWTTVEGRPFQVRQFRNRKGSVDPAALAADQLDDYGRMTGALLARAHTHSADPRLIAGYCGKNEELDEALAAFAVAYADGVERGHAALVAAVAAGRVPAERGV is encoded by the coding sequence ATGACCGGTAGTGAAGTGGAGACGGCGGGCGCGGAGGCCGGGGCGGCCGAGGCCGGCGTGACGGCTGCGCCGGCCGGGTCGGTTCGGATCCCCTCGGTGCGCGGGTTCGCCCCGCGGTCCGCGCCGGGGTCGCCCAAGAAGGAGGGCAAGGCGCTGCGCGACCGGGTGCCGCGCGCCGCCCACGCCGCGTACGAGGCCCACCCGGACCGGCCGGACGCGGTGAGCGCCGTGGAGGAGTCGGGGCGCGACCGGATTCCCGAGCTCACCCCGATACGGGTCGGCAGGATGACGGCGTCGCCGTTCGCCTTCCTGCGCGGCTCGGCGGGTCTGATGGCCCACGACCTCGCCCGCACCCCGGCCACCGGCATCGGCGCCCAGATCTGCGGCGACGCCCACGCGGCCAACTTCGGCCTGTACGCCGACGCGCGCGGCGGACTCGTCATCGACCTCAACGACTTCGACGAGACGGCGTTCGGCCCCTGGGAGTGGGACCTCAAGCGGCTCGTCACCTCGCTGGTGCTCGCCGGACGCGAGGCCGGCGCCGACGAGGACGCGTGCGCCGCGGCCGCGCGGGACGCGGCGGTCGCCTACCGGCGCACCATGCGGCTGCTGGCGAAGATGCCGGTGCTGGACGCCTGGAACGCCATCGCCGACGAGGAGCTCGTCTCCCACACCGACGCGCACGACCTGCTCGGCACCCTGGAACGGGTCGCGAAGAAGGCCCGCGCCAACACCAGCGGCCGGTTCGCCGCGAAGTCCACCGAGGACGACGGGGACGGCGGCCGGCGCTTCACCGAGGCGCTGCCGGTGCTGCGCCGGGTGCCCGACGCGGAGGCGGCGGCCGTGGCGGCGTCGCTGGCGGAGTACCTGACGACGCTGCCGGAGGACCGGCTGCCGCTGCTCGCCCGGTACGCGGTCCACGACGTGGCGTTCCGCGTCGTCGGTACGGGCAGCGTGGGCACGCGGTCCTACGTCGTGCTGCTCCTGGACCACCGGGGCGAGCCGCTGGTGCTCCAGGTGAAGGAGGCGCGCCCCTCGGTGCTCCTGCCGCACCTGACGGCGGCCGGGCACGCCGTGCCGGAGGTGCCGCACGAGGGGCGGCGGGTGGTGCTCGGGCAGAAGCGGATGCAGGTCGTCAGCGACATTCTGCTGGGCTGGACGACGGTGGAGGGGCGGCCGTTCCAGGTGCGGCAGTTCCGCAACCGCAAGGGCAGCGTGGATCCCGCGGCGCTCGCCGCGGACCAGCTCGACGACTACGGACGGATGACCGGCGCGCTGCTGGCCCGCGCCCACACGCACAGCGCGGACCCGCGGCTGATCGCGGGGTACTGCGGCAAGAACGAGGAACTGGACGAGGCGCTGGCCGCGTTCGCCGTCGCCTACGCGGACGGGGTGGAACGGGGCCACGCGGCACTGGTGGCGGCGGTGGCAGCCGGCCGCGTGCCGGCGGAGCGGGGTGTCTGA